One window of the Salvia splendens isolate huo1 chromosome 1, SspV2, whole genome shotgun sequence genome contains the following:
- the LOC121776928 gene encoding uncharacterized protein LOC121776928, whose translation MIVPHHPNDAMREIQEAQKEQRAVLDMLTKQLSQVAMSLGELRGNEGKIPATVQQPGRESISEVSLRSGKVYQSLSPPAVSSASIPGPSHQEEGESSGADQAKGRDKGKAKVGSETTRESQGEEAEKVKPYPYRGMVTKKRDATIDVASMFKDVEVKVLLLTALKMPPISKFIKDYLAGKVNEDGRMITEENVSAVIQRSYLPSKKTDPGMFTLPISIGDIQVEHAMCDLGASINVLPYAIYKKLGEAKLVDTDIMIQLADTSCIHPEGILEDVIVKVNDFLYPTDFFVIKTTEPATRESSGVLLGMSFLSTASTIIDVRNGTISLDFNREQFTFNIDEAIKRLATARTCTQ comes from the coding sequence ATGATAGTTCCGCACCATCCTAATGATGCGATGCGAGAAATtcaggaggctcagaaggagcaaAGGGCGGTGCTGGACATGCTTACGAAGCAACTGTCTCAAGTTGCAATGTCGCTGGGAGAGCTGAGAGGGAACGAAGGAAAAATCCCTGCTACTGTGCAGCAACCTGGGCGTGAAAGCATAAGTGAAGTCTCCCTGAGGTCAGGGAAGGTGTACCAGAGCCTCAGCCCACCTGCAGTGTCCTCAGCGTCTATACCTGGACCAAGCCACCAAGAAGAAGGAGAGTCCAGTGGAGCTGATCAAGCCAAAGGAAGAGATAAAGGGAAAGCGAAAGTGGGCAGTGAGACCACAAGAGAGAGTCAAGGAGAAGAAGCCGAGAAGGTCAAGCCATATCCATACCGTGGAATGGTGACCAAGAAGAGAGACGCCACGATCGATGTGGCCAGCATGTTCAAAGATGTGGAAGTCAAGGTGCTACTCTTGACGGCATTAAAGATGCCCCCGATCAGTAAATTCATCAAGGACTACCTGGCGGGGAAGGTCAATGAAGACGGGAGAATGATTACAGAAGAAAATGTCTCTGCAGTGATCCAGCGGAGCTACCTCCCATCAAAGAAAACCGATCCAGGAATGTTCACACTCCCGATTTCTATTGGAGATATCCAAGTGGAGCACGCCATGTGCGATTTAGGGGCATCCATCAACGTTCTGCCGTATGCTATTTATAAGAAGCTGGGAGAGGCCAAGCTCGTCGATACTGATATCATGATACAGCTAGCCGACACATCTTGCATTCACCCGgagggaattctggaagatgTAATCGTGAAGGTGAATGATTTTCTATACCCAACAGACTTTTTCGTCATCAAAACGACAGAGCCAGCAACAAGGGAGTCAAGTGGAGTTCTACTGGGAATGTCGTTCCTGTCTACGGCCAGCACCATAATCGACGTTCGTAATGGGACGATCAGCTTGGATTTCAATAGAGAGCAGTTCACGTTCAATATTGATGAAGCTATAAAGAGGCTAGCGACAGCGAGAACGTGTACTCAGTAG
- the LOC121776730 gene encoding uncharacterized protein LOC121776730, whose protein sequence is MNLNAETCAGERKLQLQELEELRLDAYDSAMWYKEKTKMWHDKNLRKKELKVGQKMLLFQSRLKLMPRKLRSRWIGLYTIIAIRANGAIELQGSDADSPSFLVNGHRVKPYRDGMEACVVDDIPLLMPNSR, encoded by the coding sequence ATGAACTTGAACGCTGAGACTTGCGCTGGCGAAAGGAAGTTACAGCTACAGGAGCTTGAAGAGCTCCGGCTTGATGCTTACgactctgccatgtggtataaggaaaagACAAAGATGTGGCACGACAAGAACCTTCGCAAGAAGGAGCTCAAGGTGGGCCAGAAAAtgctactcttccagtcaagactcAAGCTGATGCCTAGGAAGTTGCGGTCAAGGTGGATCGGCCTCTATACCATCATCGCCATCAGAGCAAATGGAGCAATCGAACTCCAAGGAAGTGATGCTGATTCGCCTTCCTTTTTGGTGAATGGGCATAGGGTGAAGCCATATAGAGATGGAATGGAGGCGTGTGTcgtggacgacattccactactcatgcctaaCTCTCGCTAG